From the Arthrobacter sp. PM3 genome, one window contains:
- a CDS encoding DUF2142 domain-containing protein: MNLPSREAPDARPTKSPTKISAPVLRFGVIFLVLSLFSTLWSLASPLMSVPDEPAHTIKAAAVAHGQFLGTSGQTQGEELQVVVPKYIAETKSLTCFAFKVSVTADCSPGLNAADIEPVTAGTSAGNYNPLYYLVAGLPSRVLSGEPAIYAMRILSGLLCSLFLAAALFATTQSAHRRWPVVAAGIAATPMVLYLCGSINPNALEIVTTSAVFVNLCLVLENARDLSRVRFNIVVVGISAAVLANTRALSLLWLALAVLAALLMVPARDILLLAKDKLVLAMTGLMVLAAAGGLLWLRNANTLASLLGTPGTVTPEQAFGTMLERTFDIAASYVSQLGWLDTNGPTAVFYWWACLTGALMVSALSVGQWRPRLGFIVLAVAALIIPPVLQAQVVTDLGYIWQGRYLLPVIVPMLLAAGLALRSQTFPVTAFAKRVAAWAAGFTVAAHTAVFANALRRYGVGISTEANWGSMFGAVKWEPPLGWLPLTLAYLAVATLACALLHRHLFSDTLGDVHTDTRRGALNGADSPAPAQPRSVSSPALD, translated from the coding sequence ATGAATCTTCCCTCGCGCGAAGCGCCCGACGCTCGCCCGACGAAGAGCCCGACGAAGATCTCCGCCCCCGTCCTGCGCTTCGGCGTGATCTTCCTGGTCCTGTCGCTGTTCAGCACACTGTGGAGCCTGGCCTCGCCCCTGATGTCGGTACCTGACGAACCGGCCCACACCATCAAGGCCGCCGCCGTGGCGCACGGGCAGTTCCTGGGCACCTCCGGCCAGACCCAGGGCGAAGAGCTGCAGGTAGTGGTGCCCAAATACATCGCCGAGACCAAGTCCCTGACCTGCTTTGCCTTCAAGGTCAGCGTCACCGCGGACTGCTCCCCCGGACTGAACGCCGCGGACATCGAGCCGGTGACGGCGGGCACGTCCGCCGGCAACTACAACCCGCTGTACTACCTTGTGGCGGGCCTGCCTTCCCGGGTCCTCAGCGGCGAACCGGCCATCTACGCCATGCGGATCCTCAGCGGCCTGCTCTGCTCCCTGTTCCTGGCCGCCGCACTGTTCGCCACAACGCAGTCCGCCCACCGGCGCTGGCCGGTGGTGGCCGCGGGGATCGCCGCCACCCCCATGGTCCTCTACCTCTGCGGGTCAATTAACCCCAACGCCTTGGAGATCGTCACGACGTCCGCGGTGTTCGTCAACCTGTGCCTGGTCCTGGAAAACGCGCGGGACCTGTCCCGGGTCCGGTTCAACATTGTTGTTGTGGGAATTTCGGCCGCGGTCCTGGCCAACACCCGCGCCCTGTCCCTGCTGTGGCTTGCCCTGGCGGTCCTCGCAGCCCTCCTCATGGTCCCGGCCCGGGATATCCTGCTCCTGGCGAAGGACAAGCTGGTCCTCGCCATGACGGGCCTGATGGTGCTCGCGGCAGCCGGCGGCCTCCTGTGGCTCCGGAACGCCAACACCCTGGCCAGCCTGCTGGGCACACCGGGCACCGTAACCCCCGAGCAGGCCTTCGGCACCATGCTGGAGCGGACCTTCGACATCGCCGCCTCGTACGTTTCCCAGCTGGGATGGCTGGACACCAACGGCCCCACCGCCGTCTTTTACTGGTGGGCGTGCCTCACCGGCGCACTTATGGTCAGCGCCCTGTCTGTAGGGCAGTGGCGGCCGCGGCTGGGGTTCATCGTCCTGGCCGTCGCCGCCCTCATCATCCCACCGGTCCTCCAGGCCCAGGTCGTCACCGACCTCGGCTACATCTGGCAGGGCAGGTACCTTCTGCCCGTCATTGTGCCGATGCTTCTGGCCGCCGGACTGGCCCTGCGGTCCCAGACGTTCCCGGTAACCGCCTTCGCGAAGCGGGTCGCGGCCTGGGCCGCCGGGTTCACCGTGGCGGCCCACACAGCCGTGTTTGCGAACGCCCTGCGCCGCTATGGCGTCGGAATATCCACCGAAGCCAACTGGGGCAGCATGTTCGGCGCGGTGAAGTGGGAGCCGCCGCTGGGCTGGCTCCCGTTGACGCTGGCGTACCTGGCGGTGGCCACTCTGGCGTGTGCGCTCCTGCACCGGCACCTGTTCAGTGACACGCTCGGTGACGTGCACACTGACACGCGCCGTGGCGCGCTGAACGGAGCGGATTCCCCGGCCCCGGCACAGCCGCGCAGTGTGAGTTCGCCCGCGCTGGACTAG
- a CDS encoding GtrA family protein, translating into MATSLRGSYLARFLLVGGASFAIDLGLLALLHDAAHVDLWIATPIAFLSSLVFNFFLQRRFTFRSEARAPVSFLKYGTLVVFNVIATDVIVNLIAGSGQSYALGKVIATIATTVWNFLLYKHWIFRPAPAEDGDGVDLDASATAAGASRRGH; encoded by the coding sequence TTGGCGACCTCTCTGCGCGGCAGCTACCTGGCCAGGTTCCTCCTGGTGGGAGGGGCCTCCTTCGCGATCGACCTCGGGCTGCTCGCGCTCCTCCACGACGCGGCCCACGTGGACCTGTGGATTGCCACCCCGATCGCGTTCCTCAGCAGCCTGGTCTTCAACTTCTTCCTCCAGCGGCGTTTCACGTTCCGCTCGGAGGCCCGGGCACCTGTCAGTTTCCTCAAGTACGGCACCCTGGTGGTGTTCAATGTCATCGCCACCGACGTGATCGTCAATCTCATCGCCGGCTCCGGCCAGTCCTACGCCCTCGGCAAGGTCATCGCGACCATCGCCACCACCGTGTGGAACTTCCTGCTCTACAAACACTGGATCTTCAGGCCGGCCCCGGCGGAGGACGGCGACGGCGTTGACCTGGATGCCTCCGCGACCGCCGCCGGCGCGTCCCGCCGCGGGCACTAG
- a CDS encoding substrate-binding domain-containing protein: protein MRNRSTGGALACILLLGIGVTGCSGGAPVSEVRGSLTAIGTPVQKGPIEAWSNAWSKDLTATSLNYSPDGSDVGLTALATRQAYFAALDAPLTPEQQNRTKDVCGPAGAFSVPVSVTSIGVALNNPSLRNVKLTRAVLAGIFSGTITRWDAPEIAGLNPDIALPSDDIAPIVATEPSAETAAATKYLSADPAWTTGAADTWPKINNDNAVTVKKHSDLADKVDKTAGGIAFMDLGSIGTRFETALLSFGGSYVRMSKDSAAVAAQEGSTKTLPTGVEFTLPATSDQGYALGVVGYQAFCREYSNHQLSTLVKSWGQFVLSPDGQVSSSYFANVASPSEEAVRESRNLIDTIGDAQ, encoded by the coding sequence TTGCGCAATCGGTCCACGGGCGGAGCTCTCGCCTGCATTCTGCTGTTGGGAATCGGGGTGACCGGCTGCTCCGGCGGCGCTCCCGTCAGCGAAGTCAGGGGCTCGCTCACGGCGATCGGAACGCCTGTGCAGAAGGGACCCATCGAGGCCTGGAGCAACGCCTGGAGCAAGGACCTGACCGCCACATCGCTGAACTACTCCCCGGACGGGTCCGACGTCGGGCTCACGGCCCTGGCCACGCGCCAGGCCTACTTCGCGGCGCTGGACGCCCCGCTGACGCCCGAGCAGCAGAACCGGACGAAGGACGTGTGCGGGCCCGCCGGGGCTTTTTCCGTTCCGGTGTCCGTGACCTCGATCGGCGTCGCGCTCAACAACCCCAGCCTGCGCAACGTCAAGCTGACCCGCGCGGTCCTGGCCGGGATCTTCTCCGGCACCATCACCCGCTGGGACGCTCCTGAAATCGCCGGCCTCAACCCGGATATCGCCCTTCCGTCCGACGACATCGCCCCCATCGTGGCCACGGAGCCCAGCGCGGAAACGGCCGCGGCCACCAAATACCTCAGCGCCGACCCCGCCTGGACCACGGGGGCCGCGGACACCTGGCCGAAGATAAACAACGACAACGCCGTGACCGTCAAGAAGCACTCCGACCTCGCCGACAAAGTCGACAAGACCGCCGGGGGCATCGCCTTCATGGACCTGGGCTCGATCGGCACCCGCTTCGAGACCGCGCTGCTCTCCTTCGGCGGCAGCTACGTGCGCATGTCCAAGGACTCGGCCGCGGTCGCCGCGCAGGAAGGCAGCACCAAGACGCTGCCCACCGGGGTTGAGTTCACCCTGCCCGCCACCAGCGACCAGGGCTATGCCCTCGGCGTCGTCGGGTACCAGGCGTTCTGCCGCGAATACTCGAACCACCAGCTGAGCACGCTGGTGAAATCCTGGGGGCAATTCGTCCTCAGCCCCGACGGCCAGGTGTCCTCGAGCTACTTCGCCAATGTCGCCTCGCCCAGCGAAGAGGCCGTGCGGGAATCCAGGAATCTGATTGACACGATCGGGGACGCACAGTGA
- a CDS encoding DUF2142 domain-containing protein has product MTHATEAERPSPAGAAPGTRTGKARRFAPSPTIRGRLGFFLPVFGLLSLLFTLWILATPLMAYPDEPSHTIKAAAVARGQFFPGPGESYGHGVHVQVPSYIANVQAQMCFPFQVTKPAGCAPAIPLDDNDLTIGVTSAGLYNPFYYWLVGLPSLFMSGAPAIFAMRIVSGLLSAAFYAAGFTALSKLRHPKWPLVAAAISTTPMVLFLGSGINPNSLEIAASMAAFCGLVSVLENSRHLNRARAGILTVGIAAATLANTRNVSLLWLLCGAIVACLFFRRADVVAIFRNRLVLAVTALATVGIVLGVAWNFLMFRAPASAGEAPAGISNVNGEVRPYNAFLTMMDKTFDFTGQYIGVAGWLDAPVPQAVHMFWNMLLMGLMLTVLLVRPYRLQAAFWVAVGLLAVVPAVVQSALINITGFIWQGRYSLPLFTIAVISAGLAMRFRPFGRRPQSRTIARILLLAGCVAHAYAFANVLRRYVVGLQETANWQTMFTVPGWQPPLTWEVLTLAFTAAVLLCAAKLFSYLFPGHALLPKRPRVARRKRSATVPA; this is encoded by the coding sequence GTGACCCACGCAACCGAGGCTGAACGCCCCTCACCGGCCGGCGCCGCACCCGGCACCCGGACCGGCAAGGCGCGGCGGTTCGCGCCGTCGCCGACCATCCGGGGCAGGCTGGGATTCTTCCTCCCGGTCTTCGGCCTGCTCTCCCTGCTCTTCACCCTGTGGATCCTGGCCACGCCGCTCATGGCCTATCCGGACGAGCCCTCGCACACCATCAAGGCCGCCGCCGTCGCCCGCGGCCAGTTCTTCCCGGGGCCCGGCGAATCCTACGGCCACGGGGTCCACGTGCAGGTTCCGTCCTACATCGCCAACGTGCAGGCACAGATGTGCTTCCCCTTCCAGGTGACCAAGCCGGCAGGCTGCGCCCCGGCGATCCCCCTCGATGACAACGACCTCACCATCGGCGTGACATCGGCCGGCCTCTACAACCCCTTCTACTACTGGCTTGTCGGCCTGCCCAGCCTCTTCATGTCGGGAGCCCCGGCGATCTTCGCGATGCGGATCGTCAGCGGCCTGCTCTCGGCAGCCTTCTACGCCGCCGGCTTCACGGCCCTGTCCAAGTTGCGCCACCCCAAGTGGCCGCTGGTCGCGGCCGCCATTTCGACCACGCCCATGGTCCTGTTCCTGGGCAGCGGCATCAATCCGAACTCGCTGGAAATCGCAGCGTCCATGGCGGCGTTCTGCGGTCTGGTGTCCGTGCTGGAGAACTCGCGGCATTTGAACCGGGCACGGGCGGGAATCCTGACCGTCGGCATTGCGGCGGCGACACTCGCCAACACCCGCAACGTGTCCCTGCTGTGGCTACTGTGCGGCGCCATCGTTGCCTGCCTGTTCTTCCGGCGCGCGGATGTCGTCGCGATCTTCAGGAACCGGCTGGTGCTGGCGGTGACGGCGCTGGCCACCGTGGGCATCGTCCTGGGCGTGGCCTGGAACTTCCTCATGTTCAGGGCGCCGGCCTCTGCCGGCGAAGCCCCGGCCGGGATCTCCAACGTCAACGGCGAGGTCCGCCCGTACAACGCGTTCCTGACCATGATGGACAAGACCTTTGACTTCACCGGCCAGTACATCGGCGTCGCCGGGTGGCTGGATGCGCCGGTTCCCCAGGCCGTGCACATGTTCTGGAACATGCTGCTCATGGGACTCATGCTCACCGTGCTGCTGGTGCGGCCCTACCGGCTCCAGGCCGCGTTCTGGGTGGCCGTCGGCCTGCTGGCCGTGGTCCCGGCTGTGGTGCAGTCCGCGCTGATCAACATCACCGGGTTCATCTGGCAGGGCCGCTACAGCCTGCCGCTGTTCACGATCGCGGTCATCTCGGCGGGGCTGGCCATGCGGTTCCGCCCGTTCGGGCGGCGGCCGCAAAGCCGGACCATCGCCCGGATCCTGCTGCTGGCCGGCTGTGTCGCGCACGCCTATGCCTTCGCCAATGTGCTCCGGCGCTACGTCGTGGGGCTCCAGGAAACGGCCAACTGGCAGACCATGTTCACCGTCCCGGGCTGGCAGCCGCCGCTGACCTGGGAGGTGCTCACCCTGGCCTTCACCGCGGCGGTCCTGCTGTGTGCCGCGAAGCTGTTCAGCTACCTGTTCCCGGGCCATGCGCTGCTCCCGAAGCGGCCGCGGGTCGCCAGGCGGAAGCGTTCCGCAACCGTGCCGGCCTGA
- a CDS encoding bifunctional dTDP-4-dehydrorhamnose 3,5-epimerase family protein/NAD(P)-dependent oxidoreductase, whose amino-acid sequence MSIEFSKKLTAHETPIPGVVLYDLPVHGDNRGWFKENWQREKMVALGLPDFRPVQNNISFNESAGTTRGIHAEPWDKFISVATGRIFGAWVDLREGPTFGTVFTAEMDPSQAIFIPRGVGNAFQTLEDNTAYTYLVNDHWSADAQGQYTFLNLADETAAIAWPVPLEQAELSDKDKAHPRLADVVPMPPKKILVVGADGQLGKALRKHYDGVASVEFAGRHEFDLGSEDAFAGRNWKNYSAIINAAAYTAVDAAETAEGRAAAWAVNVTAVAHLARTAVEHDLTLVHISSDYVFDGTLAAHDESEAVAPLGVYGQTKAAGDAVVRVVPRHYIVRTSWVIGEGNNFVRTMASLAQRGIEPSVVDDQIGRLSFTEDIAAGIAHLLESGAGYGVYNLSNDGEPQSWAEIAADVYELAGKPRDAVTGVSTEEYFKGKAVSPRPLNSALDLAKIKAAGFIPPLSSARLKEYMSAGISGH is encoded by the coding sequence ATGTCGATCGAGTTCTCGAAGAAGCTCACCGCGCACGAAACCCCGATTCCCGGCGTCGTCCTCTATGACCTTCCGGTCCACGGTGACAACCGTGGCTGGTTCAAGGAGAACTGGCAGCGGGAAAAGATGGTGGCGCTCGGCCTGCCGGACTTCCGGCCCGTGCAGAACAACATTTCGTTCAACGAATCGGCCGGCACCACCCGCGGCATCCACGCCGAACCGTGGGACAAATTCATCTCCGTGGCCACCGGCCGGATTTTCGGCGCCTGGGTGGACCTGCGCGAGGGGCCCACGTTCGGCACCGTCTTCACCGCCGAAATGGACCCCAGCCAGGCCATCTTCATTCCGCGGGGAGTGGGCAACGCCTTCCAGACGCTGGAGGACAACACCGCCTACACCTACCTCGTCAACGACCACTGGTCCGCCGATGCGCAGGGCCAGTACACCTTCCTGAACCTTGCCGACGAAACCGCGGCCATCGCCTGGCCGGTGCCGCTGGAGCAGGCCGAGCTCTCGGACAAGGACAAGGCGCACCCGCGCCTGGCGGACGTGGTCCCGATGCCGCCGAAGAAGATCCTCGTGGTCGGCGCCGACGGCCAGCTCGGCAAGGCGCTGCGGAAACACTACGACGGCGTTGCGTCCGTCGAGTTCGCCGGCCGGCACGAGTTTGACCTCGGCAGCGAGGACGCCTTCGCCGGACGCAACTGGAAGAACTACTCCGCGATCATCAACGCCGCGGCGTACACGGCGGTGGATGCCGCCGAGACGGCCGAAGGCCGTGCCGCCGCCTGGGCGGTGAACGTCACGGCAGTTGCACACCTGGCGCGCACCGCCGTCGAGCACGACCTCACGCTGGTGCACATCTCCTCCGACTATGTGTTCGACGGAACGCTCGCCGCGCACGACGAGTCGGAGGCCGTGGCCCCGCTGGGTGTCTATGGCCAGACCAAAGCCGCGGGCGACGCCGTCGTCAGAGTGGTGCCCCGGCACTACATCGTGCGCACCAGCTGGGTGATCGGGGAGGGCAACAACTTTGTCCGCACCATGGCGTCACTGGCGCAGCGGGGCATCGAACCGTCCGTCGTCGACGACCAGATCGGGCGGCTGAGCTTCACGGAGGACATCGCCGCGGGCATCGCCCACCTGCTGGAGTCCGGCGCCGGGTACGGCGTCTACAATCTCAGCAACGACGGCGAGCCGCAGTCCTGGGCCGAGATCGCCGCTGACGTCTACGAGCTCGCGGGCAAGCCGCGGGACGCCGTGACCGGAGTCAGCACCGAAGAGTACTTCAAGGGCAAGGCCGTCTCGCCGCGCCCGCTGAACAGCGCCCTCGACCTGGCCAAGATCAAGGCCGCCGGGTTCATTCCGCCGCTGTCCTCCGCCCGGCTCAAGGAGTACATGAGCGCCGGGATTTCCGGGCACTAG
- the rfbB gene encoding dTDP-glucose 4,6-dehydratase produces MQKFLVTGGAGFIGSNFVHYVLANTDHHVTVLDKLTYAGNVESLKGLPGDRFRLVQGDICDAGVVDGLVADADVVVHYAAESHNDNSLHDPRPFLDTNIIGTYTLIEAARKHSKRFHHISTDEVYGDLELDDPDRFTESTPYNPSSPYSSTKAGSDLLVRAWVRSFGLQATISNCSNNYGPYQHVEKFIPRQITNVIDGIRPKLYGKGENVRDWIHANDHSSAVLAIIAKGRIGETYLIGADGEKNNKDVVELILKHMGQAPDAYDHVVDRPGHDMRYAIDSTKLREELGWEPQFSNFDAGIEDTIAWYRDNEDWWRPQKAATEAKYKEQGQ; encoded by the coding sequence ATGCAGAAATTCCTCGTCACCGGCGGCGCCGGTTTCATCGGTTCCAATTTTGTCCACTACGTACTGGCGAACACCGACCACCACGTCACGGTACTCGACAAGCTCACCTACGCGGGCAATGTGGAGTCGCTGAAGGGCCTCCCCGGCGACCGGTTCCGGCTGGTGCAGGGCGACATCTGCGATGCGGGTGTCGTCGACGGCCTGGTAGCCGATGCCGACGTCGTGGTCCACTACGCCGCCGAATCCCACAACGACAACTCGCTGCATGATCCCCGCCCGTTCCTGGACACGAACATCATCGGCACCTACACGCTGATCGAGGCGGCCCGGAAGCACAGCAAGCGCTTCCACCACATTTCCACCGACGAAGTCTACGGCGACCTCGAGCTCGACGATCCGGACCGCTTCACCGAAAGCACCCCCTACAACCCGTCCAGCCCGTATTCGTCCACCAAAGCGGGTTCGGACCTGCTCGTCCGCGCCTGGGTGCGCTCCTTCGGCCTGCAGGCAACCATCAGCAACTGCTCGAACAACTACGGCCCGTACCAGCACGTGGAGAAGTTCATTCCGCGCCAGATCACCAACGTGATCGACGGCATCCGCCCCAAGCTCTACGGCAAGGGCGAGAACGTGCGCGACTGGATCCACGCCAACGACCACTCCTCCGCCGTCCTGGCGATCATCGCCAAGGGCCGGATCGGCGAGACCTACCTGATCGGCGCCGACGGCGAGAAGAACAACAAGGACGTCGTCGAGCTCATCCTCAAGCACATGGGCCAGGCGCCGGATGCCTACGACCACGTCGTGGACCGGCCCGGCCACGACATGCGCTACGCGATCGACTCCACGAAGCTGCGCGAGGAACTCGGCTGGGAACCGCAGTTCTCCAACTTCGACGCCGGCATCGAGGACACCATCGCCTGGTACCGGGATAACGAGGACTGGTGGCGCCCGCAGAAGGCCGCGACCGAAGCCAAGTACAAGGAACAGGGCCAGTAA
- a CDS encoding GH25 family lysozyme, with the protein MVTTIKTDKLRTAAALCLPFALALTWATPASAAPAPSPSPSAATASATPAPTASASPKPTATATKSPSAPAPVKSTATAPAAPSSAAPVATAEAASPPEQGQARMGRAGLNPATASAAMARTQQVPVTQATDPWVAEQPMATRGQPLGLDVSSWQGSVNWSSVKANGARFAYVKATEGTSYVNGQFGPQYTGASSVGLLRGAYHFGRPDVSGGAAQAQFFVSNGGGWSPDGITMPPVLDIEDNPYAGLNRCYGKTPAQMATWVRDFTQTVYRLTNKQAMIYTSYYFWRDCLGNTSEFSQTNPLWLASYYTNAPAVPGGWPTYTVWQYANAYADASQTVKATFPGDQNVFNGSSDLLRKLAATPDTYPIGLIPGATLLSGKWAGNGKSYTGWFKDGFWCLQMPSAPRRCFGFGNPGDKPVVGDWNGDGTAGIGVFRNGVWWLADDVNTRAITKVVGFGVGSDTPIVGDWDGDGRDGIGIWRNSSFQVSYNINNPVVNEYTGFGIPSDTPILGDWDGDGKTSIGVWRNGEWWLSNRIKSPVVSNFIAFGISTDRPVTGDWNGDRLTTVGIVRGNSWQLTNSLTKRTVDISYF; encoded by the coding sequence ATGGTGACGACTATCAAAACCGACAAACTACGGACCGCCGCGGCACTCTGCCTTCCGTTCGCACTGGCGCTGACCTGGGCCACCCCTGCTTCCGCGGCACCGGCGCCCAGCCCCTCTCCCTCCGCCGCGACGGCGTCGGCGACCCCGGCCCCCACGGCGTCGGCAAGCCCCAAACCAACCGCGACGGCGACGAAGAGCCCGTCCGCGCCGGCGCCCGTGAAGTCCACGGCCACCGCGCCGGCGGCGCCGTCCTCCGCGGCCCCGGTGGCCACGGCGGAAGCCGCGTCCCCGCCGGAACAGGGCCAGGCGAGGATGGGCCGGGCCGGCTTGAACCCGGCGACGGCGTCTGCGGCGATGGCCAGGACGCAGCAGGTCCCCGTCACCCAGGCGACCGACCCCTGGGTGGCCGAGCAGCCCATGGCCACCCGCGGCCAGCCGCTGGGCCTGGATGTCAGCTCCTGGCAGGGCAGTGTCAACTGGTCCTCTGTCAAGGCCAACGGCGCCCGCTTCGCCTACGTCAAGGCCACCGAGGGCACCAGCTACGTCAACGGCCAGTTCGGGCCCCAGTACACGGGCGCAAGTTCGGTCGGCCTGCTGCGCGGCGCCTACCACTTCGGCCGCCCGGACGTCTCCGGCGGCGCCGCCCAGGCCCAGTTCTTCGTCTCCAACGGTGGCGGCTGGTCCCCCGACGGCATCACGATGCCGCCGGTCCTGGACATTGAGGACAACCCTTACGCTGGCCTCAACCGCTGCTACGGGAAGACGCCCGCACAGATGGCGACGTGGGTCCGGGACTTCACCCAGACTGTGTACCGCCTGACCAACAAGCAGGCCATGATCTACACCAGCTACTACTTCTGGCGCGACTGCCTGGGCAACACGAGCGAGTTCAGCCAGACGAACCCGCTGTGGCTGGCGTCGTATTACACCAACGCTCCTGCTGTGCCCGGCGGCTGGCCCACCTACACGGTCTGGCAGTACGCCAACGCCTACGCCGACGCGTCCCAGACAGTCAAGGCCACGTTCCCCGGCGACCAGAACGTCTTCAACGGTTCCTCGGACCTGCTGCGCAAACTCGCGGCGACGCCTGACACCTATCCGATCGGCCTCATTCCGGGCGCCACCCTGCTGAGCGGCAAGTGGGCCGGCAACGGCAAGTCCTACACCGGCTGGTTCAAGGACGGATTCTGGTGCCTGCAGATGCCCTCGGCCCCGCGCCGCTGCTTCGGGTTCGGGAACCCGGGCGACAAACCGGTCGTCGGCGACTGGAACGGCGACGGCACCGCCGGCATCGGAGTCTTCCGGAACGGCGTGTGGTGGCTTGCGGATGACGTCAACACCCGGGCCATCACGAAGGTCGTGGGCTTCGGCGTCGGATCCGATACCCCGATCGTGGGCGACTGGGACGGCGACGGCCGGGACGGGATCGGCATCTGGCGCAACTCCAGCTTCCAGGTCAGTTACAACATCAACAATCCGGTGGTCAACGAATACACCGGATTCGGCATCCCGTCCGATACGCCGATTCTCGGCGACTGGGACGGCGACGGCAAAACGAGCATCGGAGTCTGGCGCAACGGCGAATGGTGGCTGAGCAACCGGATCAAGTCCCCGGTGGTGTCCAACTTCATCGCCTTCGGGATCAGTACCGACCGCCCCGTCACGGGCGACTGGAACGGGGACCGGCTGACCACCGTGGGCATTGTCCGGGGCAACAGCTGGCAGCTGACCAACAGCCTCACCAAGCGGACGGTGGATATCTCCTACTTCTAG
- a CDS encoding glycosyltransferase, with protein sequence MNDLNGLPGAPLRASICMATYNGADFVEEQLASILAQLGPDDEVVIVDDASTDDTVARIRKLDDPRIRLIGAAANQGYVRSFEQAVQASRGGAIFLADQDDVWIQGRLDTMLEALRTHAVVASNFDVLGGGDRPRIPRLRAADSGRHRANLWGILVGYRAYYGCGMAFRREVLGSFAPVPAYLRESHDLWLAILGNTAGSIRHLDASTLLRRLHESNATPRGWRSLRVILAARVVLLRLMIEARRRLRS encoded by the coding sequence ATGAACGATCTGAACGGGTTGCCCGGCGCTCCGCTCCGGGCCAGCATCTGCATGGCGACGTACAACGGCGCGGACTTCGTGGAGGAGCAGCTCGCCTCGATCCTGGCCCAGCTGGGCCCCGACGACGAGGTCGTGATCGTGGACGATGCGTCCACGGATGACACCGTCGCGCGGATCCGCAAACTCGATGATCCCAGGATCCGGCTGATCGGGGCCGCCGCCAACCAGGGCTACGTGCGCTCCTTCGAGCAGGCAGTGCAGGCCAGCCGCGGCGGTGCGATCTTCCTGGCCGACCAGGACGACGTCTGGATCCAGGGCCGGCTGGACACCATGCTGGAGGCGCTGCGGACGCACGCCGTCGTGGCCAGCAACTTCGATGTGCTCGGCGGCGGCGATCGTCCGCGGATTCCCCGGCTCCGGGCGGCCGACAGCGGCCGCCACCGCGCCAACCTGTGGGGCATCCTGGTGGGCTACCGCGCCTACTACGGCTGCGGCATGGCGTTCCGCCGGGAAGTCCTGGGCAGTTTCGCCCCGGTCCCGGCGTACCTGCGCGAATCGCACGACCTCTGGCTCGCGATCCTCGGCAACACCGCAGGGTCGATCCGTCACCTGGACGCTTCGACCCTGCTGCGGAGGCTGCACGAGTCCAACGCGACCCCCCGCGGGTGGCGCTCCCTCCGCGTCATCCTGGCGGCCCGGGTGGTCCTGCTGCGCCTCATGATCGAGGCCCGCCGAAGGCTGCGTTCCTAG